A DNA window from Trypanosoma brucei brucei TREU927 chromosome 10, whole genome shotgun sequence contains the following coding sequences:
- a CDS encoding methyltransferase, putative has product MKPCVSAAAPADWPVASDEQKPSRPETAMEHDEETRGCSSSSVRLQGYGVSGAGSLMDSMRQREMSGSAFFMFSLDGVNTDDPLAGNVSPLAALCPAGQYSKESQHWFWKVLSNTSSWGMTACGSVSYSSWADPKSVRCIEGQLRLGAFLGIHAVVVPLPDFDEEDPQCSEKLKAAALVISKHLQHSQTTNVWVRCDASRQADRVAFSRLRTFVLWGGENPPTAEEAPHRVVRPAPYRIVAFLNFSETFGAIPSEWLGESVAAFELPNAEKLRRALSASDCGRHMKLPSDLMPLKDSYWGTAQPMFVSLATFVVELLRRRAAPVFAMEEFVDSYQLLNTLYEMHVADGGRDKFFDYEDVLQLPLQPLGHMLASGVYEVFEQDRTKYQQYHTAMSKYFNEWLNHSESRSHEKMWLQGPNPRDGCGCSAMGSVYVVLLGAGRGPLISECLCAATGVGVRVHLFVVEKNPEALELVRLRVRADPQWHDWMNYSGHVVETIYADGRSVWSGEAPGSDDRLPPYWGLCDLVVSELLGSFGDNELSPECLDDFYCNLLSYQESSGIPCNPYLTSIPQQYTAWIAPLHSARMEESVATAAFGGLTTPPADCHDRHAALYHSMFVSNVCRAVGLCLPQPCWTFHHFATKVQSKEREATLNFTLSGDGRFSGFICYFSAVLFTPGDTGNVEDSIALLCASAGSLSTVQYGRTTGLFSWFPAFLPVEPRDVVEVKCGDELSIHLKRCVDVKKGRVWYEYEASILVKGHPDGKFMKRLTKTMNAGGWAGHISLLT; this is encoded by the coding sequence ATGAAGCCATGTGTTtccgctgcagctcctgcGGATTGGCCGGTTGCCAGCGATGAACAAAAACCATCGCGACCGGAGACAGCAATGGAGCACGACGAGGAAACGCGGGGGTGTTCGTCTTCTTCTGTGAGACTTCAGGGCTATGGAGTGAGCGGTGCGGGATCCTTAATGGACTCCATGAGGCAGCGGGAGATGAGTGGCTCGgctttttttatgttttccctAGATGGTGTAAACACCGATGACCCACTCGCAGGTAATGTGTCTCCCCTTGCGGCGTTGTGTCCTGCAGGGCAATACTCGAAAGAGTCTCAACACTGGTTTTGGAAGGTGCTGTCTAACACGTCATCATGGGGCATGACTGCTTGCGGTAGCGTGTCGTACTCATCGTGGGCCGACCCCAAATCCGTGCGATGTATTGAAGGTCAACTTCGTTTAGGGGCATTTTTAGGTATACACGCAGTTGTTGTACCCCTTCCTGATTTCGATGAGGAAGATCCCCAGTGCTCTGAGAAACTTAAAGCGGCTGCGCTTGTAATCTCCAAGCATTTGCAGCACTCACAAACAACAAACGTTTGGGTACGCTGCGACGCTTCACGCCAAGCTGATCGTGTGGCTTTTTCGCGCCTTCGTACATTTGTTCTTTGGGGTGGGGAAAATCCACCCACCGCTGAAGAAGCACCGCACCGAGTCGTTCGTCCGGCTCCTTACAGGATTGTAGCGTTTCTGAACTTTTCCGAAACGTTTGGTGCGATACCATCAGAGTGGCTTGGGGAGTCCGTTGCCGCGTTTGAACTTCCCAACGCTGAAAAGCTAAGGCGTGCGTTAAGCGCATCCGATTGCGGACGGCATATGAAACTTCCAAGTGACTTGATGCCACTGAAGGATTCTTACTGGGGCACTGCCCAACCGATGTTCGTTTCCCTAGCCACGTTCGTTGTTGAGCTGTTGCGCCGACGAGCAGCTCCAGTTTTTGCGATGGAGGAATTTGTTGATTCGTATCAATTGTTGAATACCTTGTACGAGATGCACGTAGCAGACGGGGGAAGAGATAAGTTTTTCGACTACGAAGATGTCTTGCAACTTCCACTACAGCCTCTTGGACATATGCTTGCTAGTGGGGTGTATGAAGTGTTCGAACAAGATCGCACAAAATATCAACAGTACCACACTGCCATGAGCAAATATTTTAATGAGTGGTTGAACCACAGCGAAAGCCGCAGTCACGAGAAGATGTGGTTGCAAGGACCTAATCCCCGAGACGGTTGTGGTTGCAGCGCAATGGGAAGTGTGTATGTTGTGTTGCTTGGTGCTGGTCGGGGTCCATTGATCAGCGAGTGCTTGTGCGCTGCAACAGGTGTTGGGGTTCGCGTTCATTTATTTGTCGTAGAGAAAAATCCCGAGGCGTTGGAACTCGTGCGGCTGCGCGTGCGTGCTGATCCGCAGTGGCATGACTGGATGAATTACTCTGGCCACGTAGTCGAAACAATTTATGCAGATGGCCGTAGTGTGTGGTCTGGAGAGGCTCCCGGAAGTGATGATCGGTTGCCGCCATACTGGGGTCTTTGTGATCTCGTTGTGTCCGAGTTACTTGGAAGTTTCGGCGACAATGAATTGAGTCCTGAGTGCCTTGATGATTTTTACTGCAATCTGTTGAGTTACCAAGAGTCGTCTGGGATCCCGTGTAATCCCTATCTGACGTCAATTCCACAGCAGTACACGGCATGGATTGCCCCACTGCATTCGGCGCGCATGGAGGAGTCGGTTGCAACTGCTGCTTTTGGAGGCCTCACAACTCCGCCAGCGGATTGCCACGACCGTCACGCCGCGTTGTACCACTCTATGTTTGTCAGCAACGTTTGCCGTGCGGTTGGATTGTGCCTCCCTCAACCTTGCTGGACGTTCCACCACTTCGCAACTAAAGTTCAATCGAAGGAACGAGAGGCAACACTTAACTTTACGTTGTCGGGAGATGGAAGGTTCAGTGGATTTATTTGCTACTTCTCCGCTGTGCTCTTTACTCCCGGGGACACGGGGAATGTTGAAGACAGCATCGCATTACTTTGCGCATCCGCTGGGTCGCTCTCCACCGTCCAGTACGGGCGCACTACTGGTTTATTTAGTTGgtttcctgcttttcttcCTGTGGAGCCTCGTGATGTGGTGGAGGTGAAATGTGGAGATGAGCTGAGCATCCATCTGAAACGTTGTGTGGACGTTAAGAAAGGACGTGTATGGTACGAGTATGAAGCCTCAATTCTTGTGAAGGGACATCCAGATGGAAAATTTATGAAGCGGTTGACAAAGACGATGAATGCTGGCGGATGGGCGGGCCACATTTCTCTGCTGACGTGA